A portion of the Lujinxingia litoralis genome contains these proteins:
- a CDS encoding Na+/H+ antiporter subunit G, whose amino-acid sequence MTELPLFIQIPAAALIIIGAFFAFVGSLGLAKLPDFFMRLHGPTKATTLGLGAMLTASMLFFTYTRQSLTLHEVLITLFLFMTAPVSAHILSKAAIKSRLYDSTGMVEEKTRSN is encoded by the coding sequence ATGACCGAGCTGCCGCTCTTCATTCAGATCCCGGCCGCCGCCCTGATCATCATCGGCGCCTTCTTCGCCTTTGTGGGCTCGCTGGGCCTGGCCAAACTCCCCGACTTCTTCATGCGCCTGCATGGCCCCACCAAGGCCACCACGCTGGGCCTGGGGGCGATGCTCACCGCCTCGATGCTCTTCTTTACCTACACACGCCAGTCGCTGACCCTGCACGAGGTCCTGATCACCCTCTTCCTCTTCATGACCGCCCCGGTCAGCGCGCACATCCTCTCTAAGGCCGCCATCAAGTCTCGCCTCTACGACTCAACCGGCATGGTTGAGGAGAAGACCCGCTCCAACTGA
- a CDS encoding K+/H+ antiporter subunit F — protein MLTYAIMLAFGIVAAAIFLCAFRLFEGPSILDRVVALDTMYINSIALLILGGIWWNLDLYFEAALLIAMMGFVSTVGMAKFLLRGNIIE, from the coding sequence ATTTTGACCTACGCCATCATGCTCGCCTTTGGCATCGTCGCCGCGGCGATCTTCCTCTGCGCCTTCCGCCTCTTTGAGGGGCCCAGCATCCTCGACCGGGTGGTGGCGCTGGACACGATGTACATCAACTCCATCGCCCTGCTGATCCTGGGCGGGATCTGGTGGAACCTCGACCTCTACTTCGAGGCCGCGCTGCTCATCGCCATGATGGGCTTTGTCAGCACCGTCGGCATGGCCAAGTTTTTGCTGCGCGGCAACATCATCGAGTGA
- a CDS encoding Na+/H+ antiporter subunit E → MISIPQRLLPQPLFSLVLLAIWLLAHGELGASTLIKGVILALAIPALTRRFTDTFPRVRRLRPLIFYVFIVMWDILVANIAVARLILGPTRKLTPTFLEVPVQLTNPYAITIFAATISLTPGTVSANLSGDKKTLLVHALSTSDPDTEIQLMKARYEAPLLEAFQ, encoded by the coding sequence GTGATCAGCATTCCACAACGCTTATTGCCTCAGCCCCTCTTCAGCCTGGTGCTGCTGGCCATCTGGCTGCTCGCCCACGGTGAGCTGGGAGCCTCCACCCTGATCAAGGGGGTGATCCTTGCCCTGGCGATCCCGGCCCTCACCCGGCGCTTCACCGACACCTTCCCCCGGGTGCGGCGCCTGCGGCCCCTGATCTTTTACGTCTTCATCGTGATGTGGGATATCCTGGTGGCCAACATCGCCGTGGCCCGCCTGATCCTGGGACCGACCCGCAAGCTCACCCCGACCTTCTTGGAGGTGCCGGTGCAGCTGACCAACCCCTACGCCATCACGATCTTTGCGGCGACCATCTCGCTGACCCCCGGGACCGTTTCGGCCAACTTGAGCGGCGATAAAAAGACCCTGCTGGTCCACGCACTCAGCACCAGCGATCCCGACACCGAGATTCAGCTGATGAAGGCCCGTTACGAGGCCCCGCTGCTGGAGGCCTTCCAATGA
- a CDS encoding monovalent cation/H+ antiporter subunit D produces the protein MNNWIVIPIVLPLVTGLICALIPNSKIALQRTLALASSAFYVAFSFWMLSQTFSGEIFSYAMGNWSAPFGITVVVDRLAALMVTLTSVVAFLVLTYAVQGTDKRGPYFHFLYQFQVLGITGAFMTGDLFNLFVFFEILLLSSYNLLVYSGGKKRIKAGIHYVALNLVGSALFLIGVSTLYGVTGSLNMADMALSVAALGPEDQAILQAGGLILMVVFALKAALLPLYLWLPSVYGAATAPVAALFAILTKVGVYAILRTSTLIFGPEAGVGADLIEPYLFPLALMTLFFGMVGAMGSRRMRPMIGYLIISSLGSMLASIGLFSQESISGAVYYMVHSTLIMGLFFLLVERISLQRGPFTDEIRVGWKLSQPGLLGLLFFGAAVAAAGLPPLSGFLGKLLMLQAAITEPGGFWLWVVLLLTSLLGLVALSRVGTEVIWKGGEVPPAKQDQIERTSALQAAPLVAILAVLATYSALAGPITEFTDALAAQLLNPEQYIEAVMVDPVIFPDTGMSDEFLTKDH, from the coding sequence GTGAATAACTGGATCGTCATTCCCATCGTGCTGCCCCTGGTCACCGGGCTTATCTGCGCGTTGATCCCCAACTCGAAGATCGCCCTCCAACGCACCCTGGCGCTGGCCTCCTCGGCCTTCTACGTGGCCTTTAGCTTCTGGATGCTCTCGCAGACCTTCTCCGGCGAGATCTTCAGCTACGCCATGGGCAACTGGTCGGCGCCCTTCGGGATCACGGTGGTCGTCGACCGCCTGGCCGCCCTGATGGTCACCCTGACCAGCGTGGTCGCCTTTTTGGTGCTCACCTACGCAGTTCAGGGCACCGATAAGCGCGGGCCCTACTTCCACTTCCTCTACCAGTTCCAGGTTTTGGGGATCACCGGCGCCTTTATGACCGGTGACCTCTTCAACCTCTTTGTCTTCTTCGAGATCCTGCTGCTCTCGTCCTACAACCTGCTGGTCTATTCCGGCGGCAAAAAGCGCATCAAAGCAGGCATCCACTACGTGGCACTCAACCTGGTGGGCTCGGCCCTCTTCTTGATCGGAGTGAGCACCCTCTACGGCGTCACCGGCAGCCTGAACATGGCCGATATGGCCCTCTCGGTCGCCGCCCTGGGTCCCGAAGACCAGGCCATCCTCCAGGCCGGCGGGCTCATCCTGATGGTCGTCTTCGCCCTCAAGGCCGCGCTGCTGCCTCTCTACCTCTGGCTGCCCTCGGTCTACGGCGCGGCCACCGCTCCGGTCGCCGCCCTCTTTGCCATCCTGACCAAGGTCGGGGTGTACGCCATCCTGCGCACCTCCACGCTGATCTTCGGCCCGGAGGCCGGCGTCGGCGCCGACCTCATCGAGCCCTACCTCTTCCCCCTGGCCCTGATGACCCTCTTCTTCGGGATGGTCGGCGCCATGGGCAGCCGCCGGATGCGCCCGATGATCGGCTACCTGATCATCTCCTCGCTCGGCAGCATGCTCGCCAGCATCGGCCTCTTCAGCCAGGAGAGCATCTCCGGGGCGGTGTACTACATGGTGCACTCCACGCTGATCATGGGCCTCTTCTTTTTGCTCGTGGAACGTATCAGCCTGCAACGTGGACCCTTCACCGACGAGATCCGCGTGGGCTGGAAACTCTCCCAGCCCGGCCTTTTGGGTCTGCTCTTCTTCGGGGCGGCCGTGGCCGCCGCCGGCCTCCCGCCCTTGAGCGGCTTTTTGGGCAAGCTCCTGATGCTTCAGGCCGCCATCACCGAGCCCGGTGGGTTCTGGCTCTGGGTCGTCCTGCTCTTGACCAGCCTTCTGGGCCTGGTGGCACTGAGCCGCGTGGGCACCGAGGTCATCTGGAAGGGCGGCGAAGTTCCCCCCGCCAAACAAGACCAGATCGAGCGCACCTCCGCGCTCCAGGCCGCCCCCCTGGTTGCCATCCTCGCCGTACTCGCTACCTACAGCGCGTTGGCCGGCCCCATCACCGAGTTCACCGACGCCCTGGCCGCTCAGCTGCTCAACCCCGAGCAGTACATCGAAGCGGTCATGGTCGACCCGGTGATCTTCCCCGACACAGGCATGAGTGATGAATTCCTCACAAAGGACCACTGA
- a CDS encoding Na+/H+ antiporter subunit C — protein sequence MEALVAAAIAVLVACGFYLVLRARTFPVIVGLALFSYAANLYIFSTGRLTSGEPPILRDGVPLEAYADPLPQALILTAIVIGFAMTAFILVLAISGYVELGTDHLDGKEQAQ from the coding sequence ATGGAAGCCCTAGTCGCCGCCGCCATCGCCGTACTGGTGGCATGTGGGTTCTATCTGGTGCTGCGCGCGCGCACCTTCCCGGTCATCGTCGGGCTGGCCCTCTTCTCATACGCCGCCAACCTCTACATCTTTAGCACCGGTCGACTCACCTCCGGGGAGCCCCCGATCTTGCGCGACGGCGTGCCCCTGGAGGCCTACGCCGATCCGCTGCCCCAGGCGCTGATCCTCACCGCTATCGTCATCGGATTTGCCATGACCGCCTTTATTCTGGTGTTGGCCATCAGCGGCTATGTGGAGCTGGGCACCGATCACCTCGACGGCAAGGAGCAGGCGCAGTGA
- a CDS encoding monovalent cation/H+ antiporter subunit A, translating to MTPLLIVLLPFVGLLLPILLARQSHTAATVGALLPTTLSLGLLLSMAGDVFAGETFVAFWPWIETLGLNLSFRVDGLGMLFAILILGIGTLVVLYAHYYLSDDDPRGRFFGALLAFMGAMLGVVLSENVLLLAFFWEITSLSSFLLIAYWTHVPLARQGARMALAITGMGGLLLFAGMLLIGHIVGSYELSAILASASRIQSHALYLPALLLVLMGAFTKSAQFPFHFWLPNAMTAPTPVSAYLHSATMVKAGVFLLARMHPALSGTPEWFFLVTGAGLVTLTFAAYVALFKHDLKGLLAYSTISHLGLITTLFGFGTPMAALVGVFHIMNHAAFKASLFMSVGIVDHEAGTRDMRILGGLRHAMPITMTLATLGAAAMAGIPGFNGFLSKEMFFYESWKLPFLEQDWIVPVIVTVAGLLSMAYSVRLVIDTFFGEVGQTPAKPHDPPFGMWMPVAVLVTICVVIGVYPAAGEPLLNAAAMATIGGALPQGYDHIALWHGFNAAVVMSLIAIFGGAAFFTLRFKLFALAERYWPDLYGKRVFEGLVNRVVDATRATTVALDNGSLQRYIMLLIAVTVVAGAIPFFLFDFAPGNLPRTALEPVTLVIFGIFAAACIGVVVYHKQRLVALSILSVVGLSVSLFFVKFSAPDLALTQLSVEVVTIMLLLLALYVLPKETPSEGGFSLRKVRDGVLSTIAGLGTGWMSYMVMTRPQDSISMTHLEKAYYPVGGGKNVVNVTLVDIRGFDTMGEVSVLAMAGLGIYALLANVNPAFIEGVKSKVQDRFPVMLTSATRPLMSMILIVAVYIFFRGHYLPGGGFIAGLVATVALIIQYMASGQDWSNERMPINFRTMAVIGVLIAVASGASGLLVGKPFMTMLVPLFGEPGIGMAVFFDLGVFLGVVGGMMVILSNLGALNRSDTTYDSDAYRKETNPWKP from the coding sequence ATGACGCCCTTGCTCATCGTCTTGTTGCCCTTCGTCGGCCTGCTCCTCCCGATTTTGTTGGCCCGCCAGAGTCATACCGCGGCCACTGTCGGCGCCCTCCTCCCCACCACGCTCTCCCTGGGGCTCTTATTGAGCATGGCCGGAGACGTCTTCGCCGGGGAGACCTTCGTGGCCTTCTGGCCATGGATCGAAACCCTGGGGTTGAACCTCTCGTTTCGGGTCGACGGCCTGGGGATGCTCTTTGCCATTCTGATCCTGGGCATTGGCACCCTGGTCGTGCTCTACGCACACTACTATCTGAGCGACGATGACCCCCGCGGGCGCTTCTTCGGAGCGCTCTTGGCCTTTATGGGCGCCATGCTCGGGGTCGTCCTCTCCGAGAACGTGCTGCTGCTGGCCTTCTTCTGGGAGATCACCAGCCTGAGCAGCTTCTTGCTCATCGCCTACTGGACCCACGTCCCCCTGGCTCGCCAGGGCGCCCGCATGGCCCTGGCCATCACCGGGATGGGCGGGCTCCTGCTCTTTGCCGGCATGTTGCTCATCGGCCATATCGTGGGCAGCTACGAGCTCTCGGCCATCCTCGCCTCAGCCAGCCGTATCCAGAGCCACGCGCTCTACCTGCCGGCGCTCCTCCTGGTGCTGATGGGAGCCTTTACCAAGAGCGCTCAGTTCCCCTTCCACTTCTGGCTGCCCAACGCCATGACCGCGCCCACCCCGGTGAGCGCCTACCTGCACTCGGCCACCATGGTCAAAGCCGGCGTCTTTTTGCTGGCTCGCATGCACCCGGCCCTCTCCGGCACCCCGGAGTGGTTCTTCCTGGTCACCGGCGCCGGCCTGGTCACCCTGACCTTTGCGGCCTACGTCGCCCTCTTCAAACACGACCTCAAGGGCCTGCTGGCCTACTCCACCATCAGCCACCTGGGCCTGATCACCACCCTCTTTGGCTTCGGCACCCCGATGGCCGCGCTGGTGGGCGTCTTCCACATCATGAACCACGCCGCCTTTAAGGCCTCCCTCTTCATGAGCGTGGGCATCGTGGACCACGAGGCCGGCACCCGCGATATGCGCATCCTCGGCGGCCTTCGCCACGCGATGCCCATCACCATGACCCTGGCCACCTTGGGCGCCGCGGCCATGGCCGGCATCCCGGGCTTCAACGGCTTCCTCTCCAAAGAGATGTTCTTCTACGAATCCTGGAAGCTCCCCTTCTTGGAGCAGGACTGGATCGTGCCGGTCATCGTCACCGTCGCCGGCCTGCTCTCCATGGCCTACTCGGTGCGCCTGGTCATCGACACCTTCTTTGGCGAAGTCGGTCAGACCCCGGCCAAACCCCATGACCCGCCCTTTGGCATGTGGATGCCGGTGGCCGTCCTGGTGACCATCTGCGTCGTCATCGGCGTCTACCCGGCCGCCGGCGAGCCCCTGCTCAACGCCGCCGCCATGGCCACCATCGGCGGCGCGCTGCCCCAGGGCTACGACCACATCGCGCTGTGGCACGGCTTCAACGCCGCGGTCGTCATGAGCCTGATCGCCATCTTCGGCGGCGCCGCCTTCTTTACCCTGCGCTTTAAGCTCTTTGCCCTGGCCGAGCGCTACTGGCCCGACCTCTACGGCAAGCGCGTCTTCGAAGGCCTGGTCAACCGCGTCGTCGATGCCACCCGCGCCACCACCGTTGCCCTGGATAACGGCTCGTTGCAGCGCTACATCATGCTGCTCATCGCCGTTACCGTGGTCGCCGGCGCCATCCCCTTCTTCCTCTTCGACTTCGCGCCGGGCAACCTCCCGCGCACCGCGCTGGAACCGGTCACCCTGGTCATCTTCGGCATCTTCGCCGCGGCCTGCATCGGGGTCGTCGTCTACCACAAGCAGCGCCTGGTCGCCCTCTCCATCCTCTCGGTGGTGGGCCTCTCGGTAAGCCTCTTCTTCGTGAAGTTCTCCGCCCCCGACCTCGCGCTGACCCAGCTCTCGGTCGAGGTCGTCACGATCATGCTCCTGCTCCTGGCCCTCTACGTCCTGCCCAAAGAGACCCCCTCCGAGGGCGGCTTCTCGCTGCGCAAAGTTCGCGACGGCGTGCTCTCCACCATCGCCGGCCTGGGCACCGGCTGGATGAGCTACATGGTCATGACCCGGCCTCAGGACTCCATCAGCATGACCCACCTGGAGAAGGCCTACTACCCGGTCGGCGGCGGCAAAAACGTCGTCAACGTCACCCTGGTCGACATCCGGGGCTTTGACACCATGGGCGAGGTCAGCGTGCTGGCCATGGCCGGCCTGGGCATCTATGCGCTCCTGGCCAACGTCAACCCCGCCTTCATTGAGGGCGTCAAGAGCAAGGTCCAGGACCGCTTCCCGGTGATGCTCACCTCGGCCACTCGCCCCCTGATGAGCATGATCCTGATCGTCGCCGTCTACATCTTCTTCCGCGGCCACTACCTGCCCGGCGGTGGTTTCATCGCCGGCCTGGTCGCCACCGTTGCCCTGATCATCCAGTACATGGCCAGCGGTCAGGACTGGTCCAATGAACGCATGCCGATCAACTTCCGCACCATGGCCGTCATCGGCGTCCTGATCGCGGTGGCCTCCGGGGCCTCCGGCCTGCTCGTGGGCAAACCCTTTATGACCATGCTCGTGCCCCTCTTCGGAGAGCCCGGCATCGGCATGGCCGTCTTCTTCGACCTGGGCGTCTTCCTGGGCGTGGTCGGCGGCATGATGGTCATCCTCTCGAACCTCGGTGCGCTCAATCGCTCCGACACCACCTACGATTCTGACGCCTACCGCAAGGAGACCAATCCATGGAAGCCCTAG
- a CDS encoding AMP-binding protein encodes MAKRNLPTELWKRFQNDAIKEAPARALLDEAGRLQETTYWEWTRQVQRLAMGLVDWGLEPGARIGCVAPNSAALLDIMVAGWLAGACLVPLLPGQERSDSLRQLARSGCTLIVVADESERQRLQGPGGQLPSELRFLLLEGSADSPSTLSLEALSEQGRSRLRRGGLNLLAERMFERPAHAPALILFDPTPSPDSRGALFDGERVLLLLERLAHQMALTSEAPVRLGALLSYGWPGAFLLTMATLYAGQQVAVAPSPRALHEQIAALKPTHLICGPAFLESLASRWQERVERAPELLKQLADHARDPSPLSRALGGIGEKAAERLLYQPVRSELGGRLRTIYVPEGQANLTWREILQRAGVKILGYFALPETGISHLEHPDATRPGSAGRPIEGIATRHANARGGEIDELWLRGDTLFEDYWSGTGPRTINDQGWLPTDRRARLESGFIFLEPEA; translated from the coding sequence GTGGCCAAACGAAACCTCCCCACCGAACTCTGGAAACGCTTTCAAAACGACGCCATCAAAGAGGCCCCCGCCCGGGCTCTCCTCGACGAGGCCGGCCGTCTCCAGGAAACGACCTACTGGGAGTGGACTCGCCAGGTGCAACGCCTGGCCATGGGACTGGTCGACTGGGGCCTGGAACCCGGCGCGCGCATCGGCTGCGTCGCCCCCAACTCCGCCGCCCTCCTCGACATCATGGTGGCCGGCTGGCTCGCCGGCGCCTGCCTGGTCCCCCTCCTGCCCGGCCAGGAGCGCTCCGACAGCCTCCGCCAGCTCGCCCGCTCGGGCTGCACGCTGATTGTGGTCGCCGATGAGAGCGAACGCCAGCGCCTCCAGGGCCCCGGCGGCCAACTCCCCTCGGAGCTGCGCTTTTTACTTCTGGAAGGCTCGGCCGACTCCCCCTCCACCCTCAGCCTGGAAGCACTCTCGGAGCAGGGGCGCTCGCGCCTGCGGCGCGGCGGCCTCAACCTGCTGGCCGAGCGCATGTTTGAGCGCCCCGCCCACGCCCCGGCGCTGATCCTCTTCGACCCCACACCCTCACCCGACTCCCGCGGCGCGCTCTTCGATGGCGAGCGCGTCCTCCTCTTGCTGGAGCGCCTCGCCCACCAGATGGCCCTCACCAGCGAGGCCCCGGTGCGCCTGGGCGCGCTCCTCTCCTACGGCTGGCCCGGCGCCTTCCTGCTCACCATGGCCACGCTCTACGCCGGCCAGCAGGTCGCCGTAGCCCCCTCCCCCCGGGCCCTCCACGAACAGATTGCCGCCCTCAAACCCACGCACCTGATCTGCGGACCGGCATTTCTGGAATCCCTGGCTTCGCGCTGGCAAGAACGCGTGGAGCGCGCCCCGGAGCTGCTCAAACAGCTGGCCGACCACGCCCGCGATCCCTCCCCCCTCTCCCGCGCCCTGGGCGGCATCGGCGAAAAGGCCGCCGAACGCCTGCTCTACCAGCCGGTGCGCTCGGAGCTGGGCGGACGCCTGCGCACCATCTACGTGCCCGAGGGCCAGGCCAACCTCACCTGGCGCGAGATCCTGCAACGCGCCGGCGTAAAGATCCTGGGCTACTTCGCGCTGCCCGAGACCGGCATCTCGCACCTGGAACACCCCGACGCCACGAGGCCGGGCTCCGCCGGCCGCCCCATCGAGGGCATCGCCACCCGCCACGCCAATGCGCGCGGCGGCGAAATCGACGAACTCTGGCTGCGCGGCGACACCCTCTTTGAAGACTACTGGAGCGGAACCGGCCCCCGCACGATCAACGACCAGGGCTGGCTTCCCACCGACCGCCGGGCTCGCCTGGAGAGCGGCTTCATCTTCCTGGAGCCCGAGGCCTGA
- a CDS encoding ATP-dependent zinc protease family protein — MPSPPKNSEDEEMARAPQHQVRTIIGWREWVRIPELGSWPVKAKVDTGARSSALHAEKIEFFEREGQAWVRFEVQPHQRSVRDAAAAEFPLHDRRMVRSSSGHEELRAVIRPQIQVLGKRFAIELTLTNRDEMGFRMLLGREALKGRFLVDPNASFLGGRPTSE, encoded by the coding sequence ATGCCGTCCCCCCCAAAAAACAGCGAGGATGAAGAGATGGCCAGGGCGCCGCAGCATCAAGTGCGTACGATCATCGGGTGGCGTGAGTGGGTGAGGATCCCGGAGCTGGGGAGCTGGCCGGTGAAGGCGAAGGTCGATACCGGCGCGCGCAGCTCCGCGTTGCACGCGGAGAAGATCGAGTTTTTTGAGCGTGAGGGGCAGGCCTGGGTACGCTTTGAGGTGCAGCCGCATCAGCGTAGTGTTCGGGATGCGGCCGCGGCGGAGTTTCCTCTCCACGATCGCCGGATGGTGCGGAGTTCTTCGGGGCATGAGGAGTTGCGCGCGGTGATCCGCCCGCAGATTCAGGTGTTGGGGAAGCGTTTTGCCATCGAACTCACGTTGACCAATCGCGATGAGATGGGGTTTCGGATGTTGCTGGGGCGTGAGGCGCTCAAAGGGCGATTTCTTGTCGATCCCAACGCATCCTTTCTGGGCGGAAGGCCCACATCGGAGTAG
- the rimK gene encoding 30S ribosomal protein S6--L-glutamate ligase — MKIAILSRKSSLYSTRRLREAAAERGHDVQIVDYLRCFMDITSRRPRVMLAGEELEGIEAVVPRIGATYTFYGLSVVRQFEMMGVFSANTSQGISRSRDKLRAMQLLARAGVDMPVTGFLHSTKDVDGVIDTVGGAPLVIKLLEGTQGIGVVLAETRKAAQSVIEAFRGLDANILLQEYIAEAAGADIRAFVVGDEVVAAMKRQAQPGEFRSNLHRGGHATVAELSDEERETALLAAQTMGLSVAGVDLLRSARGPMVIEVNSSPGLEGIEQTTGVDVASKVIEFIEENVSRGAARDTIHF; from the coding sequence ATGAAGATCGCGATCCTCTCTCGTAAGAGTTCCCTTTACTCCACGCGCCGACTGCGCGAAGCGGCCGCGGAGCGTGGTCACGATGTGCAGATCGTCGACTACCTGCGCTGCTTTATGGACATCACCTCGCGGCGACCGCGGGTGATGCTGGCCGGAGAAGAGCTTGAGGGCATTGAGGCGGTCGTCCCGCGCATCGGGGCGACGTATACCTTTTACGGGCTCTCGGTGGTGCGCCAGTTCGAGATGATGGGGGTGTTTTCTGCCAACACCTCCCAGGGGATCTCGCGCTCGCGCGACAAACTGCGGGCGATGCAGCTGCTGGCCCGCGCGGGGGTGGATATGCCGGTGACCGGCTTTTTGCATTCGACCAAGGATGTCGACGGGGTCATCGACACGGTGGGCGGCGCGCCCCTGGTGATCAAGCTGCTGGAGGGCACCCAGGGCATCGGGGTGGTGCTGGCGGAGACGCGTAAGGCGGCGCAGTCGGTGATCGAGGCGTTTCGAGGGCTCGATGCCAACATCCTGCTTCAGGAATACATCGCCGAGGCTGCCGGTGCCGATATTCGGGCCTTTGTGGTGGGCGATGAGGTGGTCGCGGCGATGAAGCGGCAGGCGCAGCCCGGGGAGTTTCGCTCCAATCTGCATCGTGGCGGACATGCCACGGTGGCCGAGCTCAGCGACGAGGAGCGGGAGACGGCGTTGCTGGCGGCTCAGACCATGGGGTTGAGTGTGGCCGGTGTCGATCTCTTGCGCTCCGCCCGGGGGCCGATGGTCATCGAGGTGAATTCGTCGCCGGGGCTCGAAGGCATTGAGCAGACCACCGGGGTCGATGTGGCTTCTAAGGTGATTGAATTCATTGAGGAAAACGTCTCGCGAGGTGCGGCCCGTGACACGATCCACTTCTGA
- a CDS encoding succinylglutamate desuccinylase/aspartoacylase family protein, which yields MTRSTSEEARSLTEIKGRRPLVVKGVYVEPGERQRVEVPVGGLPTQTPLTLSVEVVRGATPGPRVWVSAALHGDEVNGVEIVRELLDELDPKKMCGAVIAVPIVNVFGFLNQSRYLPDRRDLNRSFPGHKKGSLAGRLARLFLDEIVSQCTHGIDLHTAAVGRYNFPHVRGALSDPESRRILRAFGAEVIMDSTPPRGSLRQTAAKKKIPMVLFEGGEAMRFDRSVVEVGLAGVRRVLGELGVMEESGLAVPGANHETSTTSWVRARRAGILRVEVESGAYVKKGQRLGTVGDAFDTSAAALKAPFSGIVLSHVTHPLVHQGDAMFHVAKL from the coding sequence GTGACACGATCCACTTCTGAGGAGGCACGCTCGCTGACCGAGATCAAAGGGCGCCGACCCCTGGTGGTGAAGGGGGTGTATGTCGAGCCGGGGGAACGTCAACGGGTGGAGGTGCCGGTGGGAGGGCTGCCCACACAGACGCCGCTTACGTTGTCGGTGGAGGTGGTTCGTGGGGCGACGCCGGGGCCGCGGGTGTGGGTGAGCGCGGCGCTGCACGGGGATGAGGTCAACGGGGTGGAGATCGTGCGGGAGTTGCTCGACGAGCTCGACCCCAAGAAAATGTGCGGGGCGGTGATTGCGGTGCCGATCGTCAACGTGTTCGGGTTTCTCAATCAATCTCGCTACTTGCCGGATCGTCGCGATCTCAATCGCAGCTTTCCGGGGCATAAGAAGGGCAGCCTGGCCGGGCGCCTGGCCCGGCTCTTTCTGGATGAGATCGTCTCGCAGTGCACCCACGGCATCGATCTGCACACCGCGGCGGTGGGGCGCTACAACTTTCCGCATGTGCGCGGAGCGCTCAGCGATCCGGAGAGCCGGCGCATTCTGCGGGCGTTCGGGGCCGAAGTGATCATGGACTCCACCCCGCCCCGGGGGTCGTTGCGCCAGACGGCGGCCAAAAAGAAGATCCCGATGGTGCTCTTTGAGGGGGGAGAAGCGATGCGCTTTGATCGATCGGTGGTCGAGGTGGGGCTGGCCGGCGTCCGTCGGGTGCTCGGGGAGCTCGGCGTCATGGAGGAGAGCGGCCTGGCGGTTCCTGGGGCGAACCACGAGACCTCGACGACCAGCTGGGTGCGGGCGCGGCGAGCGGGGATTTTAAGGGTGGAAGTGGAGAGTGGTGCCTATGTGAAGAAGGGGCAGCGCCTGGGCACGGTGGGAGACGCCTTTGATACCAGTGCCGCTGCGCTGAAGGCCCCTTTTAGTGGGATTGTGCTCTCGCATGTGACGCATCCGCTGGTGCATCAGGGCGACGCGATGTTTCACGTGGCGAAGCTCTGA